In a single window of the Roseofilum reptotaenium CS-1145 genome:
- a CDS encoding DUF4255 domain-containing protein, with translation MANYLAIATATATMQRIIQQAIQTDVDGSRVTTVRPDGAGGGIPETGVNLYLYHIKRNPALTNQDTPNFQRRGDMVKRRQAALDLFYVISCYGNDAELEPQRLLGCVARALEDQLVFTPQMIQETINDPTFDYLEGSDLADQIEQIRTEFISVSTDELSKIWSVFFQTPHALSVVYKISVILIESDISAKSSLPVRDRRMIGGPFPKQPVVDQVINTTGKYMPILANSTLRIRGRFLSHSIAQVRINQAEVTPQIINDTELSLPLRLVPNTHLRAGVQSLQVIHPQLPSLPSQNGRRPPRPSTTTEPVQKVESNVFPFVVRPSFLGYELIDIEGTEEDRRLGQVIIRTNLTIGLGQRVVLMLNEYSSENAIAYLFNSTPIRENTRTPVIPISNVQPGDYFVRIQVDGAESLLDVDLDPNSPTYEQYIGPILTLE, from the coding sequence ATGGCTAATTATTTAGCGATCGCCACGGCCACAGCGACCATGCAGCGCATTATTCAGCAAGCGATACAAACGGATGTAGATGGTTCTAGGGTAACCACAGTCCGCCCTGATGGTGCAGGGGGCGGTATCCCAGAAACTGGGGTGAATCTATACCTATATCACATCAAACGCAATCCGGCTTTAACCAATCAAGACACTCCCAACTTTCAACGACGGGGAGATATGGTTAAGCGCAGGCAAGCAGCTCTAGATTTATTTTACGTGATTTCTTGTTACGGTAATGATGCTGAATTAGAACCGCAACGACTTTTAGGGTGTGTGGCTCGTGCGTTAGAAGATCAGTTGGTTTTTACACCTCAGATGATTCAGGAAACGATTAATGATCCGACATTTGATTACTTAGAAGGGTCGGATTTAGCCGATCAAATTGAGCAAATTCGGACGGAATTTATCTCTGTTTCTACGGATGAACTCTCGAAAATTTGGTCAGTCTTTTTTCAGACTCCCCATGCTTTATCTGTGGTCTATAAAATCAGTGTGATTCTGATTGAAAGCGATATATCAGCCAAATCTTCACTACCCGTGCGCGATCGCCGCATGATTGGCGGCCCCTTCCCGAAACAACCTGTGGTCGATCAAGTGATCAATACCACAGGCAAGTATATGCCTATTTTAGCCAATAGCACCCTCCGCATTCGCGGTCGATTCCTCTCCCATTCGATCGCCCAAGTTCGGATCAATCAAGCCGAAGTCACTCCCCAAATCATCAACGACACAGAATTAAGCCTTCCCCTGCGTCTGGTTCCCAATACCCATCTACGGGCTGGAGTCCAATCCCTGCAAGTGATCCATCCCCAATTGCCCTCCCTTCCCTCTCAAAATGGTCGCCGTCCTCCCCGTCCTAGTACGACAACTGAACCGGTTCAAAAAGTTGAGTCTAATGTTTTTCCCTTTGTAGTGCGTCCGAGTTTTCTGGGTTATGAACTGATAGACATTGAAGGAACAGAAGAAGACCGCCGCTTGGGTCAAGTCATTATTCGCACGAACCTCACCATCGGTTTGGGACAGCGAGTGGTGCTCATGCTCAATGAATACTCTAGCGAAAATGCGATCGCCTATCTCTTCAACAGTACCCCCATTCGGGAAAATACCCGCACTCCAGTTATTCCCATTAGCAATGTACAACCGGGAGACTATTTTGTTCGTATTCAAGTTGATGGCGCAGAGAGCTTATTGGATGTGGATCTCGATCCCAATAGTCCCACCTATGAACAATATATTGGCCCCATTCTCACATTGGAATGA